The following proteins are co-located in the Carassius auratus strain Wakin chromosome 7, ASM336829v1, whole genome shotgun sequence genome:
- the efs gene encoding embryonal Fyn-associated substrate isoform X2: MSLSTVLAKALFDNAAESPEELAFRKGDILMVLDQEQDGGPGWWLCSLHGRQGIAPANRLRLLKTAQTPATSTGTDPRRAPSVDSVRLSTSQQSRVNGLSTDDPDGVYLSPPSVAEGVYQSPGTAPVPARSGELRHSDGGRPRSHSSSGTRPRPDWGDVAVAARPRSPSLRGRGDESGTLYQTPTSPAPVAAQHRPQGALTSDSVYLTPSAVPRSAAETAGEAKYLSPRDAGAGNSDGCYLVPRPAVAALTSENLYQTPTSGAPVAGQCVSGMTSRLTDGMIPKSSPSSIISPSQSKTGQDAPGMYQTPTPPGGAISRTPQSDRKHPAGTVGVSGASTPGQNLKQTPPPARGPLKGGTSTPPVSRGKLAQGGLRESPLLARAGKSGVPGSPNFGRKPPPPAPPVRSVTRKDLPQSNSVPITHPVLQANTVPTQTNMLEEERQMKKNSETVTKRESASSQDEEVYDTPPTNRWQRPIPAVPSEEDDGIYNTPRAVPLHTDHGSEIYDVPTLALNSSSDHQQQTYNIPGSAAAAGDAGDEDVYSVPSLPGLPLEASEMPGLTAETVGNGRTYSISSPRKQDLTSEDVSEPDGGIYDMPALTLEIPTCRLSVSSTGSGDIQWKASLSALVQSALTAASVATTPSRDLASALAEILSVWKAGHVGDIPPVLQQAWSRLSDLLPALSVCGTAPPADGLLTMVRCALEDSISLLQSQARPRLPSQESLSRRPLPALPVAEVKPITGDMGSRKGSWIQERPLPPPPAPAFPMAPAPVSLAQTVGRMEDEDQGNEYAGIGLTPTPPPSYPVGDSVGYVKLQGKPEPPPDTHTEHSSSQLITATDNKMSPSPQVSLSLEDSELLSFYSSQSLSHLSCLADAMDSLFTSVQGNQPPRVFVSRGKSLIVTAHKLVFIGDTLARLLSSSDLRAKVTTSSGRLCQALKAVVVATKGAAQNYPSVPATQEMVDRVADLSQHAAGFSGLLQRLAEIS, encoded by the exons ATGTCCCTCTCG ACGGTGCTTGCAAAGGCACTTTTTGACAATGCTGCTGAAAGCCCAGAGGAGTTAGCGTTTCGCAAAGGTGATATCCTGATGGTTCTGGACCAGGAGCAGGATGGCGGACCAGGATGGTGGCTTTGCTCCCTACATGGCCGCCAAGGAATTGCCCCCGCCAACCGTTTACGCCTCCTCAAAACTGCTCAGACTCCGGCTACAAGCACAGGTACAGATCCCCGACGAGCTCCTAGTGTGGACTCGGTCCGTCTATCGACTAGCCAGCAGAGCAGGGTGAATGGACTGAGCACTGACGATCCAGATGGGGTGTATCTCTCACCACCCAGCGTAGCTGAAGGGGTGTACCAGAGCCCTGGGACTGCTCCTGTCCCAGCCAGGTCTGGAGAGCTGCGTCACTCTGATGGAGGAAGACCACGATCACATTCTAGTTCTGGAACCAGGCCTCGTCCGGACTGGGGGGATGTGGCTGTGGCGGCACGACCCCGCTCACCCTCACTTAGAGGACGGGGTGACGAGTCAGGGACCCTCTACCAGACTCCCACCTCACCTGCGCCAGTGGCAGCACAGCACAGACCACAAGGTGCACTGACATCCGATTCAGTGTACCTCACTCCAAGTGCTGTTCCCAGGTCTGCAGCTGAAACAGCAGGGGAGGCTAAGTATTTAAGTCCACGGGATGCAGGGGCTGGTAATTCTGATGGATGCTACTTGGTGCCTAGACCAGCTGTCGCTGCGTTGACCAGTGAGAATTTATATCAGACTCCGACAAGTGGTGCCCCAGTGGCAGGACAGTGTGTATCGGGAATGACTTCAAGACTTACAGATGGGATGATACCTAAAAGCAGCCCATCTTCTATAATTAGTCCTTCTCAGAGTAAGACTGGCCAGGATGCCCCAGGGATGTACCAAACCCCAACCCCACCTGGAGGTGCCATATCCAGGACCCCTCAATCTGACCGCAAACACCCCGCTGGAACTGTAGGAGTGTCTGGAGCCTCAACCCCAGGCCAGAATCTGAAGCAGACACCTCCCCCGGCCCGAGGACCCCTAAAGGGTGGTACTTCAACTCCTCCAGTTAGTCGAGGAAAACTGGCCCAGGGTGGCCTGAGAGAATCCCCTCTACTCGCCAGGGCAGGAAAGTCAGGAGTCCCGGGGTCCCCAAATTTTGGTCGCAAACCACCTCCTCCAGCACCCCCTGTTAGAAGTGTGACCAGGAAGGATTTACCTCAGTCTAACTCGGTTCCAATCACCCACCCTGTACTCCAGGCCAACACTGTACCCACGCAGACAAACATGCTGGAGGAAGAGAGACAG ATGAAGAAGAACAGTGAAACAGTGACCAAGAGAGAGAGTGCAAGTTCTCAGGATGAGGAG GTGTATGATACACCTCCTACAAATAGGTGGCAGCGTCCAATTCCTGCAGTGCCTTCTGAGGAGGATGATGGGATCTATAACACCCCTCGCGCTGTACCACTACACACCGACCATGGCTCAGAG ATTTATGATGTTCCCACTCTGGCCCTGAATTCCTCCTCTGACCATCAGCAGCAAACCTACAACATTCCAGGATCAGCTGCTGCGGCTGGAGATGCAGGGGATGAGGATGTGTACAGTGTTCCCAGTCTTCCTGGTTTACCCTTGGAGGCAAGCGAAATGCCGGGATTAACTGCAGAGACTGTGGGAAATGGACGTACCTATTCGATTTCCAGTCCTAGAAAGCAAGACTTAACCTCCGAAGATGTGTCTGAACCTGATGGAGGCATCTATGACATGCCTGCCCTCACTCTGGAAATCCCAACATGCCGTTTATCTGTGTCAAGCACCGGCTCCGGGGACATCCAGTGGAAAGCATCTCTTTCGGCTCTAGTCCAGTCTGCTCTGACCGCCGCCTCTGTCGCCACCACCCCATCCCGAGACCTCGCCTCTGCATTGGCTGAGATCCTTTCTGTCTGGAAGGCAGGGCATGTTGGTGATATTCCTCCTGTTCTCCAGCAGGCTTGGTCCCGTCTCTCTGACCTCCTTCCTGCCCTTTCGGTGTGTGGCACTGCCCCTCCAGCCGACGGTCTGCTCACGATGGTCCGCTGTGCCCTTGAAGACTCCATCTCTCTTTTACAGAGTCAAGCACGGCCTCGTTTACCTTCCCAGGAGTCTCTGTCCCGGAGACCTCTTCCTGCTTTGCCGGTGGCAGAGGTCAAACCAATCACAGGGGACATGGGATCACGGAAGGGCAGCTGGATCCAGGAACGACCGCTGCCTCCTCCGCCAGCCCCTGCCTTCCCTATGGCCCCGGCACCTGTTTCTTTAGCCCAGACTGTGGGAAGAATGGAGGATGAGGACCAAGGGAATGAGTATGCAGGAATCGGCCTGACTCCTACACCACCGCCGTCATATCCTGTAGGTGATAGTGTGGGATACGTCAAACTGCAG GGGAAGCCAGAGCCTCCACCAGACACCCATACAGAGCACAGTTCTTCACAGCTTATCACCGCAACTGATAATAAA ATGAGTCCATCACCTCAAGTCTCTCTGTCTCTAGAGGATTCAGAGCTACTCTCTTTCTACTCCTCCCAAAGTCTCTCTCATCTCTCTTGCCTGGCCGATGCAATGGATTCTCTGTTCACAAGTGTCCAAGGGAACCAACCACCCCGAGTCTTCGTCTCCAGGGGGAAAAGTCTCATTGTAACCGCACACAAACTTGTCTTTATTGGGGATACACTTGCACGGCTACTAAGCTCTTCAGACCTCAGAGCAAAG GTCACCACCTCCAGTGGACGCCTCTGCCAAGCTCTGAAGGCTGTTGTTGTGGCAACTAAGGGTGCAGCCCAGAATTATCCTTCGGTCCCTGCTACGCAAGAAATGGTGGACCGAGTAGCTGATCTATCCCAGCATGCAGCTGGCTTCTCTGGGCTTTTGCAGCGATTAGCTGAGATATCTTGA
- the efs gene encoding embryonal Fyn-associated substrate isoform X1, whose protein sequence is MSLSTVLAKALFDNAAESPEELAFRKGDILMVLDQEQDGGPGWWLCSLHGRQGIAPANRLRLLKTAQTPATSTGTDPRRAPSVDSVRLSTSQQSRVNGLSTDDPDGVYLSPPSVAEGVYQSPGTAPVPARSGELRHSDGGRPRSHSSSGTRPRPDWGDVAVAARPRSPSLRGRGDESGTLYQTPTSPAPVAAQHRPQGALTSDSVYLTPSAVPRSAAETAGEAKYLSPRDAGAGNSDGCYLVPRPAVAALTSENLYQTPTSGAPVAGQCVSGMTSRLTDGMIPKSSPSSIISPSQSKTGQDAPGMYQTPTPPGGAISRTPQSDRKHPAGTVGVSGASTPGQNLKQTPPPARGPLKGGTSTPPVSRGKLAQGGLRESPLLARAGKSGVPGSPNFGRKPPPPAPPVRSVTRKDLPQSNSVPITHPVLQANTVPTQTNMLEEERQGSKTGHMQVDEMKKNSETVTKRESASSQDEEVYDTPPTNRWQRPIPAVPSEEDDGIYNTPRAVPLHTDHGSEIYDVPTLALNSSSDHQQQTYNIPGSAAAAGDAGDEDVYSVPSLPGLPLEASEMPGLTAETVGNGRTYSISSPRKQDLTSEDVSEPDGGIYDMPALTLEIPTCRLSVSSTGSGDIQWKASLSALVQSALTAASVATTPSRDLASALAEILSVWKAGHVGDIPPVLQQAWSRLSDLLPALSVCGTAPPADGLLTMVRCALEDSISLLQSQARPRLPSQESLSRRPLPALPVAEVKPITGDMGSRKGSWIQERPLPPPPAPAFPMAPAPVSLAQTVGRMEDEDQGNEYAGIGLTPTPPPSYPVGDSVGYVKLQGKPEPPPDTHTEHSSSQLITATDNKMSPSPQVSLSLEDSELLSFYSSQSLSHLSCLADAMDSLFTSVQGNQPPRVFVSRGKSLIVTAHKLVFIGDTLARLLSSSDLRAKVTTSSGRLCQALKAVVVATKGAAQNYPSVPATQEMVDRVADLSQHAAGFSGLLQRLAEIS, encoded by the exons ATGTCCCTCTCG ACGGTGCTTGCAAAGGCACTTTTTGACAATGCTGCTGAAAGCCCAGAGGAGTTAGCGTTTCGCAAAGGTGATATCCTGATGGTTCTGGACCAGGAGCAGGATGGCGGACCAGGATGGTGGCTTTGCTCCCTACATGGCCGCCAAGGAATTGCCCCCGCCAACCGTTTACGCCTCCTCAAAACTGCTCAGACTCCGGCTACAAGCACAGGTACAGATCCCCGACGAGCTCCTAGTGTGGACTCGGTCCGTCTATCGACTAGCCAGCAGAGCAGGGTGAATGGACTGAGCACTGACGATCCAGATGGGGTGTATCTCTCACCACCCAGCGTAGCTGAAGGGGTGTACCAGAGCCCTGGGACTGCTCCTGTCCCAGCCAGGTCTGGAGAGCTGCGTCACTCTGATGGAGGAAGACCACGATCACATTCTAGTTCTGGAACCAGGCCTCGTCCGGACTGGGGGGATGTGGCTGTGGCGGCACGACCCCGCTCACCCTCACTTAGAGGACGGGGTGACGAGTCAGGGACCCTCTACCAGACTCCCACCTCACCTGCGCCAGTGGCAGCACAGCACAGACCACAAGGTGCACTGACATCCGATTCAGTGTACCTCACTCCAAGTGCTGTTCCCAGGTCTGCAGCTGAAACAGCAGGGGAGGCTAAGTATTTAAGTCCACGGGATGCAGGGGCTGGTAATTCTGATGGATGCTACTTGGTGCCTAGACCAGCTGTCGCTGCGTTGACCAGTGAGAATTTATATCAGACTCCGACAAGTGGTGCCCCAGTGGCAGGACAGTGTGTATCGGGAATGACTTCAAGACTTACAGATGGGATGATACCTAAAAGCAGCCCATCTTCTATAATTAGTCCTTCTCAGAGTAAGACTGGCCAGGATGCCCCAGGGATGTACCAAACCCCAACCCCACCTGGAGGTGCCATATCCAGGACCCCTCAATCTGACCGCAAACACCCCGCTGGAACTGTAGGAGTGTCTGGAGCCTCAACCCCAGGCCAGAATCTGAAGCAGACACCTCCCCCGGCCCGAGGACCCCTAAAGGGTGGTACTTCAACTCCTCCAGTTAGTCGAGGAAAACTGGCCCAGGGTGGCCTGAGAGAATCCCCTCTACTCGCCAGGGCAGGAAAGTCAGGAGTCCCGGGGTCCCCAAATTTTGGTCGCAAACCACCTCCTCCAGCACCCCCTGTTAGAAGTGTGACCAGGAAGGATTTACCTCAGTCTAACTCGGTTCCAATCACCCACCCTGTACTCCAGGCCAACACTGTACCCACGCAGACAAACATGCTGGAGGAAGAGAGACAGGGAAGTAAAACTGGACACATGCAAGTGGATGAGATGAAGAAGAACAGTGAAACAGTGACCAAGAGAGAGAGTGCAAGTTCTCAGGATGAGGAG GTGTATGATACACCTCCTACAAATAGGTGGCAGCGTCCAATTCCTGCAGTGCCTTCTGAGGAGGATGATGGGATCTATAACACCCCTCGCGCTGTACCACTACACACCGACCATGGCTCAGAG ATTTATGATGTTCCCACTCTGGCCCTGAATTCCTCCTCTGACCATCAGCAGCAAACCTACAACATTCCAGGATCAGCTGCTGCGGCTGGAGATGCAGGGGATGAGGATGTGTACAGTGTTCCCAGTCTTCCTGGTTTACCCTTGGAGGCAAGCGAAATGCCGGGATTAACTGCAGAGACTGTGGGAAATGGACGTACCTATTCGATTTCCAGTCCTAGAAAGCAAGACTTAACCTCCGAAGATGTGTCTGAACCTGATGGAGGCATCTATGACATGCCTGCCCTCACTCTGGAAATCCCAACATGCCGTTTATCTGTGTCAAGCACCGGCTCCGGGGACATCCAGTGGAAAGCATCTCTTTCGGCTCTAGTCCAGTCTGCTCTGACCGCCGCCTCTGTCGCCACCACCCCATCCCGAGACCTCGCCTCTGCATTGGCTGAGATCCTTTCTGTCTGGAAGGCAGGGCATGTTGGTGATATTCCTCCTGTTCTCCAGCAGGCTTGGTCCCGTCTCTCTGACCTCCTTCCTGCCCTTTCGGTGTGTGGCACTGCCCCTCCAGCCGACGGTCTGCTCACGATGGTCCGCTGTGCCCTTGAAGACTCCATCTCTCTTTTACAGAGTCAAGCACGGCCTCGTTTACCTTCCCAGGAGTCTCTGTCCCGGAGACCTCTTCCTGCTTTGCCGGTGGCAGAGGTCAAACCAATCACAGGGGACATGGGATCACGGAAGGGCAGCTGGATCCAGGAACGACCGCTGCCTCCTCCGCCAGCCCCTGCCTTCCCTATGGCCCCGGCACCTGTTTCTTTAGCCCAGACTGTGGGAAGAATGGAGGATGAGGACCAAGGGAATGAGTATGCAGGAATCGGCCTGACTCCTACACCACCGCCGTCATATCCTGTAGGTGATAGTGTGGGATACGTCAAACTGCAG GGGAAGCCAGAGCCTCCACCAGACACCCATACAGAGCACAGTTCTTCACAGCTTATCACCGCAACTGATAATAAA ATGAGTCCATCACCTCAAGTCTCTCTGTCTCTAGAGGATTCAGAGCTACTCTCTTTCTACTCCTCCCAAAGTCTCTCTCATCTCTCTTGCCTGGCCGATGCAATGGATTCTCTGTTCACAAGTGTCCAAGGGAACCAACCACCCCGAGTCTTCGTCTCCAGGGGGAAAAGTCTCATTGTAACCGCACACAAACTTGTCTTTATTGGGGATACACTTGCACGGCTACTAAGCTCTTCAGACCTCAGAGCAAAG GTCACCACCTCCAGTGGACGCCTCTGCCAAGCTCTGAAGGCTGTTGTTGTGGCAACTAAGGGTGCAGCCCAGAATTATCCTTCGGTCCCTGCTACGCAAGAAATGGTGGACCGAGTAGCTGATCTATCCCAGCATGCAGCTGGCTTCTCTGGGCTTTTGCAGCGATTAGCTGAGATATCTTGA
- the efs gene encoding embryonal Fyn-associated substrate isoform X3, with product MSLSTVLAKALFDNAAESPEELAFRKGDILMVLDQEQDGGPGWWLCSLHGRQGIAPANRLRLLKTAQTPATSTGTDPRRAPSVDSVRLSTSQQSRVNGLSTDDPDGVYLSPPSVAEGVYQSPGTAPVPARSGELRHSDGGRPRSHSSSGTRPRPDWGDVAVAARPRSPSLRGRGDESGTLYQTPTSPAPVAAQHRPQGALTSDSVYLTPSAVPRSAAETAGEAKYLSPRDAGAGNSDGCYLVPRPAVAALTSENLYQTPTSGAPVAGQCVSGMTSRLTDGMIPKSSPSSIISPSQSKTGQDAPGMYQTPTPPGGAISRTPQSDRKHPAGTVGVSGASTPGQNLKQTPPPARGPLKGGTSTPPVSRGKLAQGGLRESPLLARAGKSGVPGSPNFGRKPPPPAPPVRSVTRKDLPQSNSVPITHPVLQANTVPTQTNMLEEERQGSKTGHMQVDEMKKNSETVTKRESASSQDEEVYDTPPTNRWQRPIPAVPSEEDDGIYNTPRAVPLHTDHGSEIYDVPTLALNSSSDHQQQTYNIPGSAAAAGDAGDEDVYSVPSLPGLPLEASEMPGLTAETVGNGRTYSISSPRKQDLTSEDVSEPDGGIYDMPALTLEIPTCRLSVSSTGSGDIQWKASLSALVQSALTAASVATTPSRDLASALAEILSVWKAGHVGDIPPVLQQAWSRLSDLLPALSVCGTAPPADGLLTMVRCALEDSISLLQSQARPRLPSQESLSRRPLPALPVAEVKPITGDMGSRKGSWIQERPLPPPPAPAFPMAPAPVSLAQTVGRMEDEDQGNEYAGIGLTPTPPPSYPGKPEPPPDTHTEHSSSQLITATDNKMSPSPQVSLSLEDSELLSFYSSQSLSHLSCLADAMDSLFTSVQGNQPPRVFVSRGKSLIVTAHKLVFIGDTLARLLSSSDLRAKVTTSSGRLCQALKAVVVATKGAAQNYPSVPATQEMVDRVADLSQHAAGFSGLLQRLAEIS from the exons ATGTCCCTCTCG ACGGTGCTTGCAAAGGCACTTTTTGACAATGCTGCTGAAAGCCCAGAGGAGTTAGCGTTTCGCAAAGGTGATATCCTGATGGTTCTGGACCAGGAGCAGGATGGCGGACCAGGATGGTGGCTTTGCTCCCTACATGGCCGCCAAGGAATTGCCCCCGCCAACCGTTTACGCCTCCTCAAAACTGCTCAGACTCCGGCTACAAGCACAGGTACAGATCCCCGACGAGCTCCTAGTGTGGACTCGGTCCGTCTATCGACTAGCCAGCAGAGCAGGGTGAATGGACTGAGCACTGACGATCCAGATGGGGTGTATCTCTCACCACCCAGCGTAGCTGAAGGGGTGTACCAGAGCCCTGGGACTGCTCCTGTCCCAGCCAGGTCTGGAGAGCTGCGTCACTCTGATGGAGGAAGACCACGATCACATTCTAGTTCTGGAACCAGGCCTCGTCCGGACTGGGGGGATGTGGCTGTGGCGGCACGACCCCGCTCACCCTCACTTAGAGGACGGGGTGACGAGTCAGGGACCCTCTACCAGACTCCCACCTCACCTGCGCCAGTGGCAGCACAGCACAGACCACAAGGTGCACTGACATCCGATTCAGTGTACCTCACTCCAAGTGCTGTTCCCAGGTCTGCAGCTGAAACAGCAGGGGAGGCTAAGTATTTAAGTCCACGGGATGCAGGGGCTGGTAATTCTGATGGATGCTACTTGGTGCCTAGACCAGCTGTCGCTGCGTTGACCAGTGAGAATTTATATCAGACTCCGACAAGTGGTGCCCCAGTGGCAGGACAGTGTGTATCGGGAATGACTTCAAGACTTACAGATGGGATGATACCTAAAAGCAGCCCATCTTCTATAATTAGTCCTTCTCAGAGTAAGACTGGCCAGGATGCCCCAGGGATGTACCAAACCCCAACCCCACCTGGAGGTGCCATATCCAGGACCCCTCAATCTGACCGCAAACACCCCGCTGGAACTGTAGGAGTGTCTGGAGCCTCAACCCCAGGCCAGAATCTGAAGCAGACACCTCCCCCGGCCCGAGGACCCCTAAAGGGTGGTACTTCAACTCCTCCAGTTAGTCGAGGAAAACTGGCCCAGGGTGGCCTGAGAGAATCCCCTCTACTCGCCAGGGCAGGAAAGTCAGGAGTCCCGGGGTCCCCAAATTTTGGTCGCAAACCACCTCCTCCAGCACCCCCTGTTAGAAGTGTGACCAGGAAGGATTTACCTCAGTCTAACTCGGTTCCAATCACCCACCCTGTACTCCAGGCCAACACTGTACCCACGCAGACAAACATGCTGGAGGAAGAGAGACAGGGAAGTAAAACTGGACACATGCAAGTGGATGAGATGAAGAAGAACAGTGAAACAGTGACCAAGAGAGAGAGTGCAAGTTCTCAGGATGAGGAG GTGTATGATACACCTCCTACAAATAGGTGGCAGCGTCCAATTCCTGCAGTGCCTTCTGAGGAGGATGATGGGATCTATAACACCCCTCGCGCTGTACCACTACACACCGACCATGGCTCAGAG ATTTATGATGTTCCCACTCTGGCCCTGAATTCCTCCTCTGACCATCAGCAGCAAACCTACAACATTCCAGGATCAGCTGCTGCGGCTGGAGATGCAGGGGATGAGGATGTGTACAGTGTTCCCAGTCTTCCTGGTTTACCCTTGGAGGCAAGCGAAATGCCGGGATTAACTGCAGAGACTGTGGGAAATGGACGTACCTATTCGATTTCCAGTCCTAGAAAGCAAGACTTAACCTCCGAAGATGTGTCTGAACCTGATGGAGGCATCTATGACATGCCTGCCCTCACTCTGGAAATCCCAACATGCCGTTTATCTGTGTCAAGCACCGGCTCCGGGGACATCCAGTGGAAAGCATCTCTTTCGGCTCTAGTCCAGTCTGCTCTGACCGCCGCCTCTGTCGCCACCACCCCATCCCGAGACCTCGCCTCTGCATTGGCTGAGATCCTTTCTGTCTGGAAGGCAGGGCATGTTGGTGATATTCCTCCTGTTCTCCAGCAGGCTTGGTCCCGTCTCTCTGACCTCCTTCCTGCCCTTTCGGTGTGTGGCACTGCCCCTCCAGCCGACGGTCTGCTCACGATGGTCCGCTGTGCCCTTGAAGACTCCATCTCTCTTTTACAGAGTCAAGCACGGCCTCGTTTACCTTCCCAGGAGTCTCTGTCCCGGAGACCTCTTCCTGCTTTGCCGGTGGCAGAGGTCAAACCAATCACAGGGGACATGGGATCACGGAAGGGCAGCTGGATCCAGGAACGACCGCTGCCTCCTCCGCCAGCCCCTGCCTTCCCTATGGCCCCGGCACCTGTTTCTTTAGCCCAGACTGTGGGAAGAATGGAGGATGAGGACCAAGGGAATGAGTATGCAGGAATCGGCCTGACTCCTACACCACCGCCGTCATATCCT GGGAAGCCAGAGCCTCCACCAGACACCCATACAGAGCACAGTTCTTCACAGCTTATCACCGCAACTGATAATAAA ATGAGTCCATCACCTCAAGTCTCTCTGTCTCTAGAGGATTCAGAGCTACTCTCTTTCTACTCCTCCCAAAGTCTCTCTCATCTCTCTTGCCTGGCCGATGCAATGGATTCTCTGTTCACAAGTGTCCAAGGGAACCAACCACCCCGAGTCTTCGTCTCCAGGGGGAAAAGTCTCATTGTAACCGCACACAAACTTGTCTTTATTGGGGATACACTTGCACGGCTACTAAGCTCTTCAGACCTCAGAGCAAAG GTCACCACCTCCAGTGGACGCCTCTGCCAAGCTCTGAAGGCTGTTGTTGTGGCAACTAAGGGTGCAGCCCAGAATTATCCTTCGGTCCCTGCTACGCAAGAAATGGTGGACCGAGTAGCTGATCTATCCCAGCATGCAGCTGGCTTCTCTGGGCTTTTGCAGCGATTAGCTGAGATATCTTGA
- the dhrs4 gene encoding dehydrogenase/reductase SDR family member 4, with translation MLKAVTRCLWSNPVAGRRMMSHHIPQNLSGKVAIVTASTDGIGLAAAEALGQRGAHVVVSSRRQANVDKAVSLLRSKNIKVIGTTCNVGKTEDRDKLVNMTIEQCGGVDILVSNAAVNPFFGNILDSTEEVWDKILGVNVKASFLLTKLVVPHMEKRGGGSVVIVSSVAGYQPMQGLGPYSVSKTALLGLTRALAPDLAQSNIRINCVAPGIIKTRFSAALWENEGVLEEFLKQTSIKRLGQPEDIGGVIAFLCSEEASYITGETITVTGGMNCRL, from the exons ATGTTGAAGGCTGTAACCAGGTGCCTTTGGTCAAATCCTGTTGCTGGCAGAAGAATGATGTCCCATCACATACCACAGAATTTGTCAGGAAAAGTTGCTATAGTAACTGCATCCACAGATGG GATTGGGCTCGCGGCTGCGGAGGCTTTGGGTCAGAGGGGGGCACATGTGGTTGTGAGCAGTCGACGTCAGGCCAACGTTGACAAGGCTGTGTCCCTCTTGCGcagcaaaaatataaaagtaataggCACCACATGCAATGTAGGGAAAACAGAAGATAGAGACAAGCTCGTTAACATG ACAATTGAACAGTGTGGTGGTGTGGACATACTGGTGTCTAATGCAGCGGTGAACCCGTTTTTTGGGAACATATTAGATTCCACAGAGGAAGTCTGGGACAAA ATACTTGGAGTGAATGTGAAGGCTTCTTTCCTTCTAACCAAACTGGTTGTGCCTCACATGGAGAAAAGAGG GGGTGGGTCAGTTGTGATTGTGTCTTCAGTCGCAGGGTACCAGCCAATGCAA GGTCTGGGCCCCTATAGTGTGAGTAAAACGGCCCTGCTGGGTTTAACTCGAGCGCTGGCTCCTGATCTCGCCCAAAGTAACATCCGGATCAACTGTGTCGCCCCTGGCATCATCAAGACACGCTTTAGTGCTGCT CTATGGGAAAATGAGGGTGTGCTAGAAGAGTTCTTGAAACAGACGAGCATAAAAAG ACTCGGACAGCCAGAGGATATAGGTGGTGTGATTGCCTTCCTGTGCTCAGAGGAAGCCTCATACATCACCGGAGAGACCATCACTGTAACCGGAGGCATGAACTGCAGACTGTAA